In one window of Fibrobacter sp. UWH6 DNA:
- the infB gene encoding translation initiation factor IF-2, whose protein sequence is MAIEDQIKPTDWAESHGVKVDVVMKLLRDAGVTVRTHMSKVAAADYEKIEAAAEAEKQKAEARNKNLKKNTADHAPSASAAKKPAAPAAGGRTLKATLIKGAKVTIKKGAAAPAAAVSKPAAAPVAEAPKAEVKPVAPAAPAAAKPAAPAAPAAPKVEAKPVEAPKAEVKPAAPAASAAPKVEAKPVEAPKAEVKPVAPAAVKPAAPAAAPKAEAPAAKPAPVAPAAAKPAAEAPAMVTPGMELKQPPMKAQVFKPDAAILARIEKSRQMAQQNRGGHRGPGGPRGNGNAQGYTGTFGRLNNNGGQDNRNGGNRRPGQGGPGGDRNNNNGGRSFTGRTSGFTGSSMQDAFNASNNQAFGGQGGFGGQNQNGKGGKPGQQNGRHGQNDKNRRGNNGKDRDQQKEQQQEAVRQNVSRVMADLSKKPVKKVYRKEKAEGEVSEEKKILKTSDFITVGELAGLMEQMPARVIAKCMEMGMMVTINARLDFETIQLLADEFGFEAQLMEEYEEEALGVEEESTENLQPRHPVVTVMGHVDHGKTSLLDWIRKTHVVSGESGGITQHIGAYEVTTSQGKVTFLDTPGHEAFSAMRARGSQVTDVIVLVVAADSMVMPQTVESIELAKREKVPMVVAITKIDLPTANPDKIRAQLAERGVEVEQWGGTTSCIEVSARTGQGMDQLLETLALEAEVLELKANPDAHARGAVVESKLDVGKGSMATILVQNGTLHVGDPFVCGIYAGRVRAMFNERGEQLKEVPPSAPCQVLGFDGTPQAGDDLIVVEDEKAAREIASKRRMAARERDLRARKTVSLENTFNEKKDGKLSELNLIVKADVGGSAEALAASLEKLTNKEVRVNIIRKGVGTITESDILLATTAQAIIVSFHLMPSLAVREMAQKEGIEIRNYRVIYDCIEDITNAVEGLLKPTMREELSGEAEIRQVFKVPKVGLIAGCMVTDGSVDRESHVRVYRNGVELGTTVVQSLKRLKDDVKSVARGFECGIGLKGYDDIREGDSLIFFKEVSVARTLKDVAREEAEEKAKKQAESSEA, encoded by the coding sequence ATGGCAATTGAAGATCAAATTAAACCTACAGATTGGGCTGAATCCCACGGCGTCAAGGTTGACGTTGTTATGAAACTGCTTCGCGACGCGGGCGTAACTGTCCGTACTCACATGTCCAAGGTTGCCGCCGCAGACTATGAGAAGATCGAAGCCGCTGCCGAAGCTGAAAAGCAGAAGGCCGAAGCTCGTAACAAGAATTTGAAGAAGAATACGGCTGACCATGCTCCTAGCGCAAGCGCTGCCAAGAAGCCCGCTGCTCCCGCCGCTGGTGGTCGTACTCTGAAGGCAACTCTCATTAAGGGTGCCAAGGTCACCATCAAGAAGGGCGCTGCTGCTCCTGCCGCTGCGGTTTCTAAGCCCGCTGCTGCCCCTGTTGCCGAAGCTCCCAAGGCTGAGGTTAAACCTGTGGCTCCTGCCGCACCTGCTGCAGCTAAGCCTGCTGCCCCTGCCGCTCCCGCAGCTCCCAAGGTCGAAGCCAAGCCGGTCGAAGCTCCCAAGGCCGAAGTTAAGCCTGCTGCTCCTGCCGCTTCCGCTGCTCCTAAGGTTGAAGCCAAGCCGGTCGAAGCTCCCAAGGCTGAAGTTAAGCCTGTGGCTCCTGCCGCTGTTAAGCCTGCTGCACCGGCTGCCGCTCCCAAGGCTGAGGCTCCCGCTGCCAAGCCGGCTCCTGTCGCTCCCGCAGCTGCCAAGCCTGCTGCAGAAGCTCCCGCCATGGTTACTCCGGGTATGGAACTGAAGCAGCCTCCTATGAAGGCTCAGGTCTTTAAACCCGATGCAGCAATTCTTGCTCGTATCGAAAAGTCTCGCCAGATGGCTCAGCAGAACCGCGGCGGACATCGTGGCCCCGGCGGTCCCCGTGGAAACGGCAATGCCCAGGGTTACACTGGAACTTTTGGCCGCCTGAACAACAATGGCGGTCAGGACAACCGCAATGGCGGTAACCGTCGTCCGGGCCAGGGTGGCCCCGGTGGTGATCGCAATAACAACAATGGCGGTCGTTCCTTTACTGGCCGCACCAGCGGCTTTACCGGCTCCTCTATGCAGGATGCCTTCAATGCAAGCAACAACCAGGCCTTTGGTGGCCAGGGTGGCTTTGGCGGTCAGAACCAGAATGGCAAGGGTGGAAAGCCCGGTCAGCAGAATGGTCGCCATGGTCAGAACGACAAGAACCGTCGTGGAAACAACGGTAAGGATCGCGACCAGCAGAAGGAACAGCAGCAGGAAGCCGTACGTCAGAACGTTTCTCGCGTGATGGCTGACCTTTCCAAGAAGCCTGTCAAGAAGGTTTACCGTAAGGAAAAGGCCGAAGGCGAAGTTTCTGAAGAAAAGAAGATTCTTAAGACTTCTGACTTCATCACCGTTGGCGAACTTGCCGGCCTGATGGAACAGATGCCTGCTCGCGTTATCGCAAAGTGCATGGAAATGGGCATGATGGTGACCATCAACGCTCGCCTTGACTTTGAAACCATCCAGCTCCTGGCCGACGAATTCGGTTTCGAAGCCCAGCTGATGGAAGAATACGAAGAAGAAGCACTGGGTGTTGAAGAAGAATCCACCGAAAATCTGCAGCCCCGCCATCCGGTGGTGACTGTGATGGGTCACGTTGACCACGGTAAGACTTCTCTCCTCGACTGGATCCGTAAGACTCACGTGGTCTCCGGCGAATCCGGCGGCATTACCCAGCACATCGGTGCTTACGAAGTTACCACCAGCCAGGGCAAGGTTACCTTCCTTGATACCCCGGGTCACGAAGCCTTCAGTGCTATGCGTGCTCGCGGTTCTCAGGTGACCGACGTTATCGTGCTGGTTGTGGCTGCTGACTCTATGGTCATGCCCCAGACTGTTGAATCTATCGAACTTGCAAAGCGCGAAAAGGTTCCCATGGTCGTGGCCATTACCAAGATCGACCTTCCCACTGCTAACCCCGACAAGATTCGTGCCCAGCTGGCCGAACGCGGCGTAGAAGTGGAACAGTGGGGTGGTACTACTAGCTGTATCGAAGTCTCTGCCCGTACCGGTCAGGGTATGGATCAGCTCCTCGAAACTCTGGCTCTTGAAGCCGAAGTTCTTGAACTTAAGGCTAACCCGGATGCTCACGCTCGCGGTGCTGTGGTTGAATCCAAGCTTGACGTGGGTAAGGGTTCCATGGCTACGATCCTCGTGCAGAACGGTACTCTCCATGTGGGTGACCCGTTTGTCTGCGGTATCTACGCTGGTCGTGTCCGTGCTATGTTCAACGAACGTGGCGAACAGCTCAAGGAAGTTCCGCCTTCTGCACCTTGCCAGGTGCTTGGCTTTGACGGTACCCCTCAGGCTGGTGATGACCTTATCGTTGTGGAAGACGAAAAGGCCGCACGAGAAATTGCTTCCAAGCGTCGTATGGCCGCCCGTGAACGCGACCTCCGCGCCCGTAAGACCGTTTCTCTTGAAAATACGTTTAACGAAAAGAAGGATGGTAAGCTCTCTGAACTCAACCTCATCGTCAAGGCTGACGTGGGTGGTTCTGCCGAAGCTCTTGCCGCATCCCTCGAAAAGCTTACCAATAAGGAAGTCCGCGTGAACATCATCCGTAAGGGTGTTGGTACTATCACGGAATCCGATATCTTGCTTGCTACTACCGCTCAGGCTATCATCGTTTCCTTCCACTTGATGCCGTCTCTCGCTGTCCGCGAAATGGCCCAGAAGGAAGGCATCGAAATCCGCAACTACCGCGTGATTTACGACTGTATCGAAGATATTACCAACGCTGTGGAAGGCTTGCTCAAGCCCACCATGCGCGAAGAACTCAGCGGCGAAGCCGAAATTCGCCAGGTCTTCAAGGTTCCCAAGGTCGGTCTCATCGCCGGCTGTATGGTTACCGATGGTTCCGTGGACCGCGAAAGCCATGTCCGCGTATACCGCAATGGTGTAGAACTGGGTACTACCGTGGTTCAGTCCCTCAAGCGTCTTAAGGACGATGTCAAGTCCGTTGCTCGTGGCTTCGAATGCGGTATCGGTCTTAAGGGTTACGACGATATTCGTGAAGGCGATAGCTTGATCTTCTTCAAGGAAGTCTCCGTTGCACGTACCTTGAAGGATGTGGCCCGCGAAGAAGCCGAAGAAAAAGCCAAGAAGCAGGCTGAATCTTCCGAAGCGTAA
- the rbfA gene encoding 30S ribosome-binding factor RbfA, protein MSRRTDRLGEQFREEISKLLQKGLKDPRVSTLSSITRVTITDDLSYAKIMVSVMGSDKEKRDSLIGLNNSAGFIRGVLGKALKIRKIPELNFVLDENLEHAMHIESILADLKQKGEL, encoded by the coding sequence ATGAGTCGTAGAACCGACAGATTAGGCGAACAGTTCCGTGAGGAAATCTCCAAGCTCTTGCAGAAGGGCTTGAAGGATCCTCGCGTCAGTACGCTTTCTAGCATTACCCGTGTAACGATCACCGATGACCTGAGCTATGCAAAGATCATGGTATCTGTCATGGGTTCCGATAAGGAAAAGCGCGATTCCTTGATCGGCCTCAACAATTCCGCTGGCTTTATCCGCGGCGTTTTGGGCAAGGCCCTCAAGATTCGCAAGATTCCCGAATTGAACTTTGTGCTAGACGAGAACCTGGAACACGCCATGCATATCGAAAGCATTCTTGCCGACTTGAAGCAGAAAGGGGAACTCTAA
- the truB gene encoding tRNA pseudouridine(55) synthase TruB → MSNSGFVLLDKIAGETSFKALFPLKRVFSTKRVGHAGTLDLRASGLIIAATGRVTRLLPFVEAKDKCYSFRLHLGYQTDTLEWDGEVVMSDECRAVSSESNAESLKVKEISVADLEAVLPQFTGDIEQIPPKYCAVKINGVRASDLMERGRDIELKPRKINISSLKVLGAVANDATEGCSGKAFATFDLICECSKGTYIRALGRDIARALGTFGCVSHIRRHRIGEVTLDKAVRGDDLTREHLLPVDQVLDFPVVRLDDAQLAVIRQGNYLPWKTPIEGVDAEGNVFVANMQGEVLSFCHYEPGRIRPKIYLAEDE, encoded by the coding sequence TTGTCCAATTCTGGCTTCGTCTTATTAGACAAGATTGCTGGTGAAACTTCTTTTAAGGCCCTTTTCCCTCTGAAAAGGGTCTTTTCTACGAAGCGTGTTGGTCATGCCGGTACGTTAGACCTACGTGCCTCCGGCCTGATTATTGCCGCTACGGGTCGCGTCACCCGTCTGCTGCCTTTTGTAGAGGCCAAGGACAAGTGTTACAGCTTTAGACTCCATCTGGGTTACCAGACTGACACCTTGGAATGGGACGGCGAAGTGGTTATGAGCGATGAGTGCCGAGCCGTGAGTAGTGAGTCAAATGCGGAAAGTTTAAAGGTTAAAGAGATTTCCGTTGCGGATCTTGAGGCGGTATTGCCCCAGTTTACCGGCGATATCGAACAGATTCCGCCTAAGTATTGTGCGGTAAAAATTAACGGTGTCCGCGCCAGCGACCTGATGGAACGTGGCCGAGATATCGAACTGAAGCCCCGCAAGATTAACATCAGCTCCCTGAAGGTGCTGGGTGCTGTTGCCAACGATGCCACTGAAGGATGCTCTGGCAAGGCTTTTGCCACTTTCGACTTGATTTGTGAATGCTCCAAGGGTACTTATATCCGTGCCCTGGGCCGTGATATTGCCCGTGCCCTTGGAACTTTTGGCTGCGTTTCCCATATCCGACGTCATCGTATTGGCGAGGTTACCTTGGATAAGGCTGTCCGTGGCGATGATCTGACCCGCGAACACTTGCTGCCTGTGGACCAGGTGCTTGATTTCCCCGTGGTCCGTCTTGACGACGCGCAGCTGGCGGTCATCCGTCAGGGAAATTATCTGCCCTGGAAAACTCCCATTGAAGGTGTGGATGCCGAAGGCAACGTCTTTGTAGCCAACATGCAAGGCGAAGTCCTCAGTTTCTGTCACTATGAACCTGGCCGCATCAGGCCCAAGATCTACCTAGCCGAAGATGAATAA
- the ribF gene encoding riboflavin biosynthesis protein RibF, with product MNKKRAVTMGNFDGCHLGHQALFRSLKAVAEANGLLPTVISFEPHSNYVLRGPGNPLLLTTTAEKRDFIKSLGLDFVVIPFTRDLMHLPFDEFIRTELIEKLDVCSMFFGHDHCFGAGGKGNYESITAAFPELSTQMLSIVLHKGERVSSSAVRTALEMGDVDRAQTYLGRPYRLSGHIVSGKRLGHTIGFPTANLQVEQYKFLPKRGVYVATARLPEEDGSERVFRAVVNIGIQPSTGNQPLAIEAYLLDFSEDIYGKPMYLDLMGYLRPEQKFASLDDLVRQIGMDADTARNYNGNHWAE from the coding sequence ATGAATAAGAAACGTGCTGTTACCATGGGGAATTTTGATGGTTGCCATCTTGGCCACCAGGCTTTGTTCCGTTCCCTTAAGGCTGTGGCTGAAGCTAACGGTTTACTCCCTACGGTTATCAGTTTCGAACCTCATTCCAACTACGTACTTCGCGGCCCGGGGAATCCGCTCCTGCTGACTACGACTGCTGAAAAACGTGATTTTATCAAGAGCCTGGGATTGGATTTTGTGGTGATCCCTTTTACCCGCGACCTGATGCACTTGCCCTTTGATGAGTTTATTCGTACAGAGCTGATTGAAAAACTGGACGTGTGCTCCATGTTCTTCGGTCATGACCACTGCTTTGGCGCTGGTGGCAAGGGCAATTACGAATCCATTACGGCCGCCTTCCCGGAACTTTCTACCCAGATGCTTTCCATCGTGCTCCACAAGGGGGAACGCGTCAGTTCTTCTGCCGTGCGAACCGCTCTGGAAATGGGGGATGTTGATCGTGCCCAGACCTACCTGGGACGTCCCTATCGACTTTCCGGTCATATTGTTAGCGGTAAACGCCTGGGACATACCATTGGGTTCCCTACGGCAAACCTGCAGGTGGAACAGTACAAGTTCCTGCCTAAGCGCGGGGTCTATGTGGCGACGGCCCGACTTCCTGAAGAGGACGGCTCTGAACGTGTTTTCCGTGCTGTGGTGAATATTGGTATTCAGCCTTCTACGGGGAATCAGCCTCTGGCCATCGAGGCCTATTTATTGGATTTCAGCGAAGATATTTACGGCAAACCCATGTATCTGGATCTGATGGGCTATCTTCGTCCTGAGCAGAAATTTGCCAGTTTAGACGATCTTGTACGTCAAATTGGTATGGATGCCGATACGGCCCGCAATTACAACGGCAACCACTGGGCTGAATAG